The genomic interval TGGGCGTTGAAGTGGGCCAGGTGATAGGTCGCGCCCTCGAACTCCAGCTCCATAGGCGGAGGATCGGTGACCGGCGGGGCCCATCGAGTGTAATCCGTGCCCTCGACCTCAACCTGCGTCTCCAGCCTCGGCGTGCCCCAGTACCGCACGTAGCTCTCCGCACGCTCTTCCGTCCAGAGCGGGCCGCCACCGAGCGCGCTCAGCAGTGCTGAGCTGTACACGGCACGGACCCGAAAGTTCTCCAGGAACCGGCGCGGGATCACCATCGCGCTGTAGCGGCGACTGTTGCCCCGACGCCGGCCGACGACAGGCACGCTTGGGCTGCCTCCGTCCCACCTCAGCGGTGCGATCCAGACCTTGGCCCCAGGAGCGAAATGCCGCAGTCCGGTTCGGATCTCCAGTCCGCCGTCGCCATGGCTAGTCTCCCGCGCCACGTTGGCCACCACGCAGAGGCCCAGCGGTTCGGGGCCTGTCTCGTCCGTCATGGCCACCATCATGGTCGAGCGGCACCCGCGCCCGGTACCGGGTTGCCGGGCCGGTGGCTCGACACCGTTGATCACGCCGCGTTCAGTGGTCGCCCGGATCAAATGAAGGTCGTGTCCAAGCCCCGCGAACTCCCGGATGAGCGATCTCATTCGACGCCAGACCATAAAGAACAAGGTAAGAGGGGCAGCAAGCTGCATGTGCTATCCGAAGCACAGGGCATCCCGCTGGCCGTCGCGGTGTCCGGCGCGAATGTGCACGACAGCCAGGCGTTCAAGCCGCTGCTCCTGGGTCTTCCCGCCATACGCTCCCGGTGCGGGCCACGACGACGGCGAACGGTCAAGGTCCGCGCCGACAAGGCGTACTTCTCCGCCGAACACCTCGCCCGGCTCCGCTCACGAGGACTCATCCCGCGCATCGCGCGCCCGGCATCGGGCACAGACGTCCGCACTGCCCGGGTACCCGCTGATCGGCCACGGCGCACGCAGCTGGCCGGCGAGCGGGGCGTGATGCCTGCCTTGGTGAGGGAGATCTGGGGGTGCTTTTGCTTGGCCGTCAGCCGGTAGCCTGCGCACGCTATGACTTCGCCAGGACGGTACGGGAGTGCAGGAGGAGAAGATGAGCGAGGAGATCCGGCAGCCCGGGGCGCCGGGGACTGCCGCCA from Streptomyces albireticuli carries:
- a CDS encoding transposase, which gives rise to MKVVSKPRELPDERSHSTPDHKEQGKRGSKLHVLSEAQGIPLAVAVSGANVHDSQAFKPLLLGLPAIRSRCGPRRRRTVKVRADKAYFSAEHLARLRSRGLIPRIARPASGTDVRTARVPADRPRRTQLAGERGVMPALVREIWGCFCLAVSR